The following proteins are encoded in a genomic region of Streptococcus cristatus AS 1.3089:
- a CDS encoding Crp/Fnr family transcriptional regulator — protein MINKEHYQIIRQHPAFAHFPVEIFDKIAIEVQFRKIPKGQIIFFSGDRRDRLFLLHRGYVRIEQYDSTDTFSYMDYIKMNSVFPYGGMFFDERYHYTASAVTNVEYFSIPMDLFEDYSKKNVDQLLFITKRLSQILEFQELRLRNVVSASATDRVTQSLSILCMDLCKEQDTLPFPMSMKELAKLGATTRETVNQVLKKLREEGMIDYEHKKLTFKNKEYFMRYFEGS, from the coding sequence ATGATCAACAAGGAACATTATCAGATTATTAGACAGCATCCAGCATTTGCACATTTTCCTGTGGAAATTTTTGATAAGATTGCTATTGAGGTTCAATTTCGCAAGATCCCTAAGGGACAGATTATCTTCTTTTCGGGGGATCGCAGGGATCGTCTTTTCCTCCTGCATCGAGGTTATGTTCGTATCGAGCAGTACGATTCAACCGATACTTTTTCATATATGGACTATATTAAAATGAATAGTGTGTTTCCCTATGGGGGCATGTTTTTCGACGAGCGTTATCATTATACAGCTAGCGCGGTCACCAATGTCGAGTACTTCAGCATTCCGATGGACTTATTTGAGGACTATTCAAAAAAGAACGTGGATCAGCTGCTATTTATCACCAAGCGTTTATCACAAATTTTAGAGTTCCAGGAATTACGCTTGCGGAATGTTGTCTCGGCAAGTGCAACGGACCGTGTAACCCAGTCTCTATCTATTTTATGCATGGATTTGTGCAAAGAACAGGATACGCTCCCTTTTCCAATGAGTATGAAAGAGTTGGCCAAGCTAGGAGCTACAACACGCGAAACGGTCAATCAGGTTCTAAAAAAACTGAGAGAAGAAGGAATGATTGACTATGAGCATAAAAAATTGACATTTAAGAATAAGGAATACTTTATGAGGTATTTTGAAGGAAGCTAA
- a CDS encoding DUF1648 domain-containing protein, whose amino-acid sequence MKKNSLQELGWALGVMLLPVLYAIWVYQKLPENLAIHFDLSGKGDSFLSKFLVVSAFPIVMMLLEVMIYWTTIAKDILNRTFKQLIRWIFPFTFISLYLATIYRGLHESFDIRKIATMLVGLVFIIVGNYLPKKVQADREPMNRKWAHFFVLLGFLLFIVGIFFL is encoded by the coding sequence ATGAAAAAAAATAGTTTACAAGAATTAGGATGGGCACTTGGCGTCATGCTCTTGCCAGTTTTATATGCCATCTGGGTCTATCAAAAATTACCAGAAAATTTAGCTATTCACTTTGACTTATCTGGAAAAGGCGACTCCTTTTTATCTAAGTTTTTAGTAGTTTCGGCTTTTCCAATTGTCATGATGCTGCTAGAAGTTATGATTTATTGGACAACCATTGCCAAAGATATCTTGAATAGAACCTTTAAACAACTTATTCGCTGGATATTTCCTTTTACTTTTATTTCGTTATATCTAGCTACCATTTATCGGGGCTTACATGAGAGTTTTGATATACGTAAAATAGCAACTATGCTAGTTGGTTTAGTTTTTATAATTGTAGGCAATTACTTACCTAAAAAAGTACAGGCTGATAGAGAGCCTATGAATAGAAAGTGGGCACACTTCTTTGTTCTTCTAGGATTTCTTCTTTTTATAGTAGGGATTTTCTTCTTGTAA
- a CDS encoding autorepressor SdpR family transcription factor, with protein sequence MGISQTLKALADPVRRGILEMLKHGPKSAGEIAQAFELTPATVSYHLSQLKKAGLLIEEKQKNFIYYSLDVTVFEEILVWFQSLGGGNENEKK encoded by the coding sequence ATGGGGATCAGTCAAACACTTAAAGCTCTAGCTGACCCAGTTCGGAGGGGGATTCTGGAAATGCTCAAGCATGGTCCGAAGTCTGCAGGGGAAATTGCCCAAGCTTTTGAGCTGACGCCTGCGACGGTATCCTACCACCTCTCTCAGCTAAAGAAAGCCGGTCTACTCATAGAAGAAAAGCAGAAGAACTTTATTTATTACAGCTTAGATGTCACTGTTTTTGAAGAAATTCTTGTCTGGTTTCAATCTCTTGGAGGAGGAAACGAAAATGAAAAAAAATAG
- a CDS encoding YhfC family intramembrane metalloprotease, with amino-acid sequence MISIHILIAMLLILGAVLVPLVYFKKTKHISLLVFLLGGVGFYLSSQVLENILHRIVLQPQADGTIALRMENPWLYVLYTVAAAAIFEETGRWVIFYWLQKKRPLTFGDGVAYGLGHGGIEALFVGIVSLLNLWVIAQVVTQGNAQMLAQIPQAVIDNVRSMSAGSIYLLALERILAILIQILLTFWVWKAVKEKAPVYFLAALGLHALIDLAPSLAQVGFLPPLAVEALLLVEVVALVFLTKKILKVYLKERSNHGDQSNT; translated from the coding sequence ATGATTTCCATTCATATCTTGATTGCTATGCTACTGATTTTAGGGGCAGTCCTTGTTCCTTTGGTTTATTTTAAAAAGACCAAGCACATTTCTCTGCTAGTTTTCCTTTTAGGGGGAGTTGGCTTTTATCTGTCTAGTCAGGTTCTGGAAAATATCTTGCATCGTATCGTTTTACAACCTCAGGCTGATGGGACTATTGCTTTGCGGATGGAAAATCCTTGGCTATACGTTCTTTATACTGTTGCTGCGGCAGCTATTTTTGAAGAAACAGGTCGCTGGGTCATCTTTTACTGGCTGCAAAAGAAGCGTCCACTGACCTTTGGGGATGGTGTGGCCTATGGCTTGGGGCATGGTGGTATTGAGGCTTTGTTTGTTGGTATTGTCAGTCTCTTAAACCTTTGGGTTATAGCTCAAGTAGTGACTCAGGGGAATGCTCAGATGCTGGCTCAAATTCCTCAAGCAGTTATTGACAATGTCCGTTCCATGAGTGCTGGCAGCATCTATCTTTTGGCTCTTGAGCGGATCTTGGCTATTCTTATCCAAATCTTGCTGACCTTCTGGGTTTGGAAGGCGGTCAAGGAGAAGGCTCCAGTGTATTTTTTAGCTGCGCTGGGACTTCACGCCCTGATTGACTTAGCGCCTTCCCTGGCTCAGGTAGGCTTTCTTCCGCCACTTGCAGTTGAAGCTCTGCTCTTAGTAGAAGTAGTGGCACTAGTCTTTCTGACCAAGAAAATCTTGAAAGTTTACCTGAAAGAAAGGTCTAATCATGGGGATCAGTCAAACACTTAA
- a CDS encoding serine hydrolase: MIKNDIKKLACWFGGVFLFICCLGLLVEPQRADKKIAEAGPSIASSQSTEGEETKSEATARASKTMEEKQEVMEQDLPTMEALGLSYDYANMTLLQVVQAYMNDMEIDPSHIAFSYKDLTTGQTYAMNDTQPMTAGSTYKLPLNMLVVDEVAAGKLSLEERFDITNTSYEYKGEHDNYVAAFNGAMSIPDMQEYSLVYSENTPAYALAERLGGMDKAYSMFERYGRSKAKIKTISGENKTTTDYYIQLLEYLWNNQEKYKDILYFIGVSFPGEYYKRYLYDLTIYQKPGYVREALNVDAIVMEEKPYIVALYTAYLGGSTEASEEISGVGIDQVGQIAYIINEWHRVNMN; the protein is encoded by the coding sequence TTGATTAAAAATGACATAAAGAAACTGGCTTGCTGGTTCGGTGGAGTTTTCTTATTTATTTGTTGTTTGGGTCTTTTGGTGGAACCACAGCGAGCTGATAAAAAAATAGCAGAAGCAGGTCCATCAATCGCTTCTTCACAGTCTACAGAAGGAGAGGAAACGAAGTCTGAGGCGACTGCGCGTGCTAGCAAGACGATGGAAGAGAAGCAAGAGGTGATGGAGCAAGACCTACCGACCATGGAAGCCTTGGGTTTATCTTACGATTATGCGAATATGACCTTGCTGCAAGTTGTCCAAGCTTATATGAATGATATGGAAATCGATCCCTCTCATATTGCTTTTTCTTATAAAGACCTGACGACTGGGCAAACCTATGCCATGAATGATACCCAGCCTATGACAGCAGGATCTACCTATAAACTTCCCCTTAATATGTTGGTTGTTGATGAGGTGGCAGCAGGAAAATTATCACTGGAAGAGCGGTTTGATATTACCAACACTAGCTATGAATACAAAGGAGAGCATGATAACTATGTAGCGGCCTTCAATGGCGCCATGTCTATCCCAGATATGCAGGAGTATTCCTTGGTTTACTCTGAGAATACGCCCGCTTATGCGCTAGCAGAGCGACTGGGTGGGATGGACAAGGCCTACAGCATGTTTGAAAGGTATGGTCGGTCAAAAGCTAAAATTAAGACTATCAGCGGTGAAAATAAAACAACAACGGACTATTATATTCAACTTCTAGAGTATTTGTGGAATAACCAAGAAAAATACAAGGATATTCTTTATTTTATCGGTGTGTCCTTCCCTGGTGAATATTACAAACGTTATCTTTATGATTTGACCATCTATCAAAAGCCTGGTTATGTTAGGGAAGCTCTCAATGTTGATGCTATTGTTATGGAGGAGAAGCCTTATATTGTGGCACTTTATACAGCCTATCTAGGTGGTAGTACAGAAGCCAGTGAGGAGATTAGTGGGGTTGGAATTGATCAGGTCGGTCAAATTGCCTATATCATCAATGAGTGGCACCGGGTTAATATGAACTAA
- the sodA gene encoding superoxide dismutase SodA has protein sequence MAIILPDLPYAYDALEPYIDEETMHLHHDKHHQTYVNNVNAALEKHPEIGEDLEKLLADVESIPADIRQAVINNGGGHLNHALFWELMTPEKTAPSAELAAAIDATFGSFEEFQAAFTAAATTRFGSGWAWLVVNKEGGLEVVSTPNQDTPISDGKTPILGLDVWEHAYYVKYRNVRPDYIKAFFSVINWNKVDELYAAAK, from the coding sequence ATGGCAATTATTTTACCAGATCTACCTTATGCATACGATGCTTTGGAACCTTACATCGATGAGGAAACAATGCACCTTCACCATGACAAGCACCATCAAACTTACGTGAATAACGTAAATGCGGCGCTTGAAAAACACCCTGAAATTGGTGAAGACTTAGAAAAACTGTTGGCAGATGTTGAGTCTATTCCGGCTGATATTCGCCAAGCAGTGATCAACAACGGTGGTGGACACTTGAACCACGCTCTTTTCTGGGAATTGATGACTCCTGAGAAGACAGCTCCTTCAGCAGAACTTGCAGCAGCAATCGATGCGACATTTGGCTCATTCGAAGAATTCCAAGCAGCCTTCACTGCAGCAGCAACAACTCGTTTCGGTTCTGGTTGGGCATGGTTGGTTGTCAATAAAGAAGGTGGTTTGGAAGTTGTTTCAACTCCTAATCAAGACACACCAATTTCTGATGGTAAAACACCAATCCTCGGATTGGACGTTTGGGAACATGCTTACTACGTGAAATACCGCAACGTGCGTCCTGACTACATCAAGGCTTTCTTCTCAGTTATCAACTGGAATAAAGTGGATGAACTCTACGCAGCAGCTAAATAA
- the holA gene encoding DNA polymerase III subunit delta: MLAIEKIRKITPENLPPLTILTGDDLGQFELLKDEFLKQIHYDPADLNVMLFDMKETPYPDVELDLVSLPFFADEKIIILDHFADLTTAKKRYLSDEELKSFEQYLENPSSTTKLIIFAEGKLDSKRRLVKMLKRDGQIFEAAEIKEADLRQYFAKQAQLEGLDFAPKAFDHLLIKSGFHFSEISKNLAFLKSYKESGQVSLEDIAEAIPKTLQDNIFDLTQLILQKQIDAARSLVRDLTLQGEDEIKLIAIMLGQFRMFTQVKILADNGRSESQIVSDLSDYLGRKINPFQVKFALKDARGLSLSFLKRTLTCLIETDYQIKSGLYDKDYLFDLALLRIATETF; encoded by the coding sequence GTGTTAGCAATTGAAAAAATTAGGAAAATCACTCCCGAAAATCTTCCGCCTTTAACGATTTTGACGGGAGATGACTTGGGGCAATTCGAGCTGTTAAAAGATGAGTTTCTGAAGCAGATTCATTATGATCCAGCAGATTTGAATGTGATGCTGTTTGATATGAAAGAAACGCCTTATCCAGATGTGGAACTGGATTTAGTCAGCCTGCCTTTTTTTGCGGATGAAAAGATTATTATTTTAGATCATTTTGCGGATCTAACGACAGCAAAAAAGCGCTATTTGTCGGATGAAGAGCTCAAGTCCTTCGAGCAGTATTTGGAAAATCCTAGTAGTACGACCAAATTGATCATTTTCGCGGAAGGCAAGTTGGACAGCAAACGCCGACTAGTCAAGATGCTCAAGCGCGACGGACAGATCTTTGAAGCAGCTGAGATTAAGGAAGCAGATTTACGCCAGTATTTTGCCAAACAGGCCCAGCTTGAAGGTCTGGACTTTGCTCCGAAGGCTTTTGACCACTTGCTCATCAAATCAGGCTTTCATTTCAGCGAAATCAGTAAAAACTTGGCTTTTCTCAAGTCTTATAAAGAGTCGGGGCAAGTCAGTCTAGAAGACATCGCTGAGGCTATTCCTAAAACCTTACAGGACAATATTTTTGATTTGACCCAGCTGATTTTACAGAAACAAATTGATGCGGCACGGAGTTTGGTGCGAGACTTAACCCTGCAGGGTGAAGATGAAATCAAGCTGATTGCCATCATGCTAGGCCAGTTTCGGATGTTTACTCAGGTTAAGATTTTAGCGGACAATGGCCGATCCGAGAGCCAAATCGTGTCGGATTTATCAGACTATCTTGGACGCAAGATTAATCCTTTCCAGGTCAAGTTTGCGCTTAAGGATGCGCGCGGGCTTAGCCTCAGCTTTCTGAAAAGAACCCTGACCTGCTTGATTGAAACGGACTATCAAATCAAGTCTGGTCTCTACGACAAGGACTACCTTTTTGACCTTGCCTTGCTGAGAATCGCGACAGAAACCTTTTAA
- the gtfB gene encoding accessory Sec system glycosylation chaperone GtfB, giving the protein MICLFDRYDQASFDLLRSLKATGLDCPVVVVQDDGYLAPDVESPYSYFTGDLDTPEGRPIYFNLVPKPHLWEIRSSNVNGEILDMGKKRANIFYRQPTHERRVRAVEWLDTEGQVRAADIYNRKGRLFAQITYDQTQRPTHTRYFDQSNVVVIMENHLTGDIILTLEGKRHIFKSKQEFVVFYLQYRGYDTDRIIYNSLATPFLVAYALRPKNGRAEDLLFWQEPIGEALPGNMKAAMKLPHRNIRIAVQDRQVYEKIQSLATPEEKAYFHNIGYIYDYQRLNNMNPEALILTNSDQLEQIEQLLTQLPNVHFHIGAITEMSSHLMGLNRYPNVSLYPNIRPAKVAELFDRCDLYLDINISDEILNACRTAFENNMLILSFKNTCHSRRFIADDHIYSPENVSVMVEKIQAVLTHTAEMGSALDKQKQAANQASLEQYKAIL; this is encoded by the coding sequence ATGATTTGTTTGTTTGACCGCTACGATCAAGCAAGTTTTGATTTATTACGTTCATTAAAAGCAACAGGACTTGATTGTCCTGTTGTTGTTGTACAAGATGATGGCTATCTTGCACCAGATGTTGAGTCTCCTTACAGTTATTTTACAGGAGACTTGGATACGCCAGAAGGCCGGCCAATTTATTTTAATCTTGTTCCAAAACCTCACTTATGGGAGATCCGCTCCAGCAATGTGAACGGAGAAATCTTGGACATGGGCAAGAAGCGTGCCAATATTTTCTATCGCCAACCAACGCATGAAAGACGTGTGCGGGCTGTCGAATGGCTGGATACAGAGGGGCAAGTCCGAGCAGCAGATATCTACAATCGCAAAGGACGGCTTTTCGCACAAATAACCTACGACCAGACACAACGTCCGACCCATACTCGCTATTTTGACCAGAGCAATGTCGTGGTCATTATGGAAAATCATCTGACTGGCGATATTATCCTGACACTGGAGGGAAAACGTCATATCTTTAAATCCAAACAAGAATTTGTCGTCTTTTATCTTCAATATCGCGGATATGATACAGATCGTATTATTTATAATTCTCTAGCGACGCCCTTCTTGGTGGCTTACGCTCTTCGTCCTAAAAATGGCCGTGCAGAAGATCTTCTTTTCTGGCAAGAGCCTATCGGAGAGGCTTTACCAGGCAATATGAAAGCGGCTATGAAGCTGCCTCATCGCAATATCCGCATCGCCGTTCAGGATCGGCAGGTATATGAGAAGATTCAAAGCTTGGCGACTCCAGAAGAAAAGGCTTATTTCCATAATATTGGTTATATATATGATTACCAGCGCCTTAACAATATGAATCCTGAAGCCTTGATTTTGACCAATAGCGATCAGCTTGAGCAAATAGAGCAACTCTTGACTCAGCTGCCAAATGTACATTTCCATATTGGAGCAATCACAGAAATGTCCAGCCATTTGATGGGGCTCAATCGTTATCCGAATGTTTCGCTTTATCCAAATATTCGTCCGGCCAAGGTTGCAGAGTTGTTTGATAGATGTGACTTGTATCTGGATATCAATATCAGCGATGAAATCCTCAATGCTTGTCGCACAGCCTTTGAGAACAACATGCTGATTCTCAGCTTCAAAAACACTTGCCATAGCCGTCGATTTATTGCGGATGATCACATTTATTCGCCAGAAAATGTCTCGGTCATGGTGGAAAAAATCCAAGCTGTCCTGACCCACACAGCGGAGATGGGTTCCGCCCTTGACAAACAGAAGCAGGCGGCTAATCAAGCTAGTCTGGAGCAATACAAGGCCATTCTTTAA
- the gtfA gene encoding accessory Sec system glycosyltransferase GtfA has product MTIYNINLGIGWASSGVEYAQIYRAKLLRSVGLEAKFIFMDFISADNIEHLTKNIGFEDSEVIWLYQYFTDVKIAPTTYTLAHVLASFDREPLEIVRNPENKTFRVMFGDNDFVTCYACDMDNELIERAEIVSRGCLIQKEYYTYTKNFIEYYSPVDGRARLYQRTWLNEDGSMAYEEIIDEVDGKQETQVYRFPDQVFYSKQEFVAHFMRSLKLTDKDLLILDRETDIGQPIFANKGAAKLAVIVHADHFSENPAEQDYILWNNYYEYQFEYAEEVDYIINSTDAQTELLKEQFAQYTDIKPKEILTIPVGSLDKLRQPEGPRKPFALMTASRLASEKHIDWLIHSVVKAHEQLPEITFDIYGTGGEETMLRKLIADLKAEDYIRLMGHHHMADIYKNYSAYLAASTSEGFGLTLLEAVGSGLPIIGFDVRYGNPTFIRDGENGYLIPKARPDDLDAMTTEYAEKIVQLLTQHSQEDLSRVSYEVAEPYLDEHIAQRWSNLVRSAQTK; this is encoded by the coding sequence ATGACAATTTATAACATCAACCTAGGGATTGGTTGGGCAAGCAGTGGAGTAGAGTATGCGCAGATTTATCGTGCAAAATTGCTTCGCAGTGTGGGCTTAGAGGCGAAATTCATCTTTATGGATTTTATTTCAGCCGATAATATTGAACATTTAACGAAGAATATCGGCTTTGAAGACTCTGAGGTCATTTGGCTCTATCAGTATTTTACAGATGTTAAGATTGCTCCAACGACCTATACTCTGGCACATGTTTTAGCTAGTTTTGATAGAGAACCTCTAGAAATTGTCCGTAATCCCGAGAACAAGACCTTCCGAGTCATGTTTGGAGACAATGATTTCGTAACGTGCTATGCTTGCGATATGGATAATGAGCTGATTGAGCGGGCTGAGATTGTTTCGCGTGGCTGCCTCATTCAGAAAGAATATTATACGTATACTAAAAACTTTATTGAGTATTACAGTCCTGTAGATGGTCGGGCTCGTCTCTACCAACGGACTTGGCTCAATGAAGATGGCAGCATGGCTTACGAAGAGATTATCGATGAGGTAGATGGTAAGCAAGAAACGCAAGTTTATCGCTTTCCAGATCAGGTCTTCTACTCCAAGCAGGAATTTGTTGCTCATTTCATGAGAAGCTTGAAGTTGACCGATAAGGATTTACTGATTCTAGATCGGGAGACAGATATTGGCCAGCCAATCTTCGCTAATAAGGGGGCTGCCAAACTAGCTGTCATCGTTCATGCGGACCACTTCAGTGAAAATCCCGCGGAACAAGATTATATCCTGTGGAACAATTACTACGAGTATCAATTTGAATACGCAGAAGAAGTAGACTACATCATCAACTCGACGGATGCTCAAACAGAGCTTCTGAAAGAGCAGTTTGCTCAATATACCGATATCAAACCGAAAGAGATTTTGACCATTCCTGTGGGGAGCTTGGATAAGCTGCGTCAACCAGAAGGCCCACGGAAGCCTTTTGCTTTGATGACGGCTTCTCGTTTAGCCAGTGAAAAGCATATTGATTGGCTGATTCACTCTGTAGTGAAGGCGCATGAGCAACTACCGGAAATCACTTTTGACATCTACGGTACAGGCGGCGAGGAAACTATGCTGCGGAAGTTGATTGCGGATTTGAAGGCAGAAGATTATATTCGATTGATGGGGCATCATCATATGGCGGATATTTACAAGAATTATTCCGCTTATCTAGCTGCATCTACAAGCGAAGGTTTTGGTCTGACTTTGTTGGAGGCAGTTGGTTCTGGCCTACCCATCATTGGTTTTGATGTTCGTTATGGCAATCCGACCTTTATCCGAGATGGAGAAAATGGCTACCTGATTCCCAAGGCTCGTCCAGATGATCTAGATGCTATGACGACAGAGTACGCAGAAAAGATTGTTCAGCTATTAACTCAACATTCTCAAGAAGATTTGTCCCGTGTCTCCTACGAGGTAGCTGAGCCTTACCTTGATGAGCATATTGCCCAGCGCTGGTCTAATCTTGTCCGATCTGCTCAGACTAAGTAA